The following are from one region of the Chitinophagales bacterium genome:
- a CDS encoding sterol desaturase family protein has protein sequence MELNKIKNKGQARLFKSPFLELLTKTHPFVIYSIYFPVISFMLYYGVEYLGVDVGTEALICFSGLLFWTFFEYLMHRYLFHFITESRAGQRFVYTLHGVHHEYPRDRERLFMPPVPSIIISSLIFGGMYLLMGVYALSFWPGFILGYMLYGSMHYSIHSYAPPRWLKALWRNHHLHHYKYPEKGFGVSSVLWDHVFGTVPSKEG, from the coding sequence ATGGAATTGAACAAGATAAAAAACAAAGGACAGGCAAGACTTTTCAAAAGTCCTTTCCTCGAGTTGCTGACAAAAACACATCCTTTTGTCATCTATAGTATATATTTTCCGGTAATCAGTTTCATGTTGTATTACGGAGTGGAATACTTGGGTGTTGACGTAGGTACAGAGGCACTTATCTGTTTTTCAGGCCTCTTGTTCTGGACCTTTTTTGAATACCTGATGCACCGCTACCTATTCCATTTTATCACAGAAAGCAGGGCAGGTCAACGGTTTGTATACACCCTGCACGGCGTACATCACGAATACCCACGCGATCGTGAACGACTGTTCATGCCGCCTGTACCCAGTATCATTATTTCATCACTGATTTTTGGCGGTATGTATCTATTGATGGGGGTATATGCCTTATCCTTCTGGCCGGGCTTTATATTGGGTTATATGCTGTATGGTAGCATGCACTATTCTATACATTCTTACGCACCACCAAGATGGTTAAAGGCCCTTTGGCGTAATCATCACCTGCATCATTACAAATATCCTGAAAAAGGTTTCG